From a single Aquincola tertiaricarbonis genomic region:
- a CDS encoding multicopper oxidase family protein translates to MVSRRNFIGGAGAVTAAVSAAAVSKVAMAALPEPVIQTKPDTMPPLVPNTGRPYNPVVTLNGWTLPWRMNNGVKEFHLVAEPVVREMSPGFKAHLWGYNGQSPGPTIEVVEGDRVRIFVTNKLGELTSIHWHGQRLPNGMDGVTGLNQPGIPPGKTYVYEFVARRPGTFMYHPHADEMVQMAMGMMGFWITHPKNKHPLIDEVDRDFCFLLNAYDIDPGSYTPKIMTMLDFNLWSWNSRIFPGIDPLVVSHMDKVRIRIGNLTMTNHPIHLHGHEFLVTGTDGGPTPKSTRKYEVTEDIAVGQMRQVEFLADEEGDWAFHCHKSHHTMNAMGHDVPTMIGVDHRGVARQITKLVPEYMVMGERGMKDMTEMEMPLPDNTAAMMTGQGPFGSVGMGGMFSVVKVRKGQRRGDYSDPGWYKHPPGTVAYEFTGQLPDPARFKAEGSGSMPSVAKPGQEVEVKVRKPGGGHAGHN, encoded by the coding sequence ATGGTTTCCCGACGCAACTTCATCGGCGGCGCTGGCGCAGTGACCGCCGCGGTGAGCGCCGCAGCGGTCAGCAAGGTCGCGATGGCGGCATTGCCCGAGCCGGTCATCCAGACCAAGCCCGACACGATGCCGCCGCTGGTGCCCAACACCGGCCGGCCCTACAACCCGGTCGTCACGCTCAACGGCTGGACGCTGCCCTGGCGCATGAACAACGGCGTGAAGGAGTTCCACCTCGTTGCCGAGCCGGTGGTGCGCGAGATGAGCCCTGGCTTCAAGGCTCACCTGTGGGGCTACAACGGCCAGAGCCCGGGGCCGACGATCGAGGTGGTCGAAGGTGACCGCGTGCGCATCTTCGTCACCAACAAACTTGGCGAGTTGACCAGCATCCACTGGCACGGCCAGCGCCTGCCCAACGGCATGGACGGCGTAACGGGGCTGAACCAGCCTGGCATCCCACCGGGCAAGACCTACGTGTACGAGTTCGTCGCGCGCCGCCCCGGCACCTTCATGTACCACCCGCACGCTGACGAGATGGTGCAGATGGCGATGGGGATGATGGGCTTCTGGATCACGCATCCGAAGAACAAGCATCCGCTGATCGACGAGGTGGACCGCGACTTCTGCTTCCTGCTCAACGCCTATGACATCGATCCGGGCAGCTACACGCCGAAGATCATGACGATGCTGGACTTCAACCTGTGGAGCTGGAACAGCCGGATCTTCCCCGGCATCGACCCGCTGGTGGTGAGCCATATGGACAAGGTTCGCATCCGCATCGGCAACCTGACGATGACGAACCACCCGATCCACCTGCACGGGCACGAGTTCCTGGTCACCGGCACCGACGGCGGGCCGACGCCGAAGAGCACGCGAAAGTACGAAGTGACCGAAGACATCGCGGTCGGGCAGATGCGGCAGGTTGAGTTCCTCGCCGACGAGGAAGGCGACTGGGCCTTCCATTGCCACAAGAGCCACCACACGATGAACGCGATGGGTCACGACGTGCCGACGATGATCGGCGTGGACCATCGCGGTGTCGCGCGGCAGATCACCAAGCTCGTGCCCGAGTACATGGTGATGGGCGAGCGCGGCATGAAGGACATGACTGAGATGGAGATGCCGCTGCCCGACAACACCGCGGCCATGATGACGGGGCAGGGGCCGTTCGGTTCGGTCGGCATGGGCGGCATGTTCAGCGTCGTGAAGGTCCGCAAGGGACAGAGGCGCGGCGACTACAGCGACCCGGGTTGGTACAAGCACCCGCCCGGCACGGTGGCCTACGAGTTCACCGGCCAACTGCCGGACCCGGCACGCTTCAAGGCGGAAGGGAGCGGCTCGATGCCCTCGGTCGCAAAACCGGGCCAAGAGGTCGAAGTCAAGGTGCGCAAACCCGGCGGCGGGCATGCAGGCCACAACTGA
- a CDS encoding TolC family protein, translated as MNSPSHLGRVAPDRPSVRRSGLLVVLLASAVLAGCASFSPDAGFSSIESAAKEKLGKDVRWARSDADADAIDRRVQELLAKPLSVDDAVQIALLNNRGLQARFQDLGITEAEVVQAGRLPNPGFTFGRLRQGDEIELERGLHLNLARLLTLPMVSRLEARRFEQVKREVTMDVLSRAAETRKAYFQAVAAEETVRYMRQVKQTAEASAELARRMEQVGNFSKLARAREQAFYADAALGLARADQAQRASRERLARLLGVWGDQTQFQLPERLPDLPAEVRNQPDIEAIALSQRLDVQAAKLGAEQTAKNLGLTRTTRFINVLELGLVRNTSNEAPRQTGWEIGLELPLFDWGGARVARAEAIYMQALHRAAETAINARSEVREAYGNYRSAYDIARHQRDESVPLKKRISEEQGLRYNGMIIGVFELLADARSQITSVNAYIESLRDFWLAQSDLDMALIGKAAMASPTGPAAAAVDGGGAGH; from the coding sequence ATGAATTCACCTTCCCATCTCGGGCGTGTCGCGCCCGACCGCCCGAGCGTGCGGCGCTCGGGCCTGCTCGTCGTCCTCCTGGCTTCCGCAGTGCTTGCGGGCTGCGCCAGCTTCTCGCCGGACGCGGGGTTCTCGTCGATCGAGTCCGCGGCCAAGGAGAAGCTCGGCAAGGACGTCCGCTGGGCGCGCAGTGATGCCGATGCCGACGCCATCGATCGCCGCGTCCAGGAGTTGCTCGCCAAGCCGCTTAGCGTTGACGATGCGGTTCAGATCGCCCTGCTCAACAACCGCGGTCTGCAGGCTCGTTTTCAGGACCTCGGCATCACCGAGGCCGAGGTTGTGCAGGCCGGGCGCCTGCCGAACCCCGGATTCACGTTCGGGCGCCTTCGGCAAGGCGACGAGATCGAGCTGGAACGCGGGTTGCACCTGAACCTCGCACGGCTGTTGACGCTGCCCATGGTTTCGCGGCTGGAAGCGCGCCGCTTCGAGCAGGTCAAGCGCGAAGTCACGATGGATGTTCTGTCGCGCGCGGCCGAGACGCGCAAGGCCTACTTCCAGGCCGTCGCAGCCGAAGAGACCGTGCGCTACATGCGGCAGGTGAAGCAGACGGCCGAAGCGAGCGCCGAGCTGGCTCGGCGCATGGAGCAGGTCGGCAACTTCAGCAAGCTGGCGCGGGCGCGGGAGCAGGCCTTCTACGCCGACGCCGCCCTGGGCCTCGCTCGCGCCGACCAGGCGCAGCGTGCTTCGCGTGAGCGGCTGGCGCGCCTGTTGGGCGTCTGGGGCGATCAGACCCAGTTCCAGTTGCCCGAGCGCCTGCCGGACCTGCCGGCCGAGGTGCGAAATCAGCCCGACATCGAAGCGATCGCGCTGTCCCAGCGACTCGACGTGCAGGCCGCCAAGCTGGGCGCGGAGCAGACCGCGAAGAACCTGGGTCTGACCCGCACGACGCGTTTCATCAACGTGCTGGAACTCGGGCTGGTGCGCAACACGTCCAATGAGGCCCCGCGTCAGACGGGCTGGGAGATCGGCCTGGAGCTGCCCCTCTTCGACTGGGGCGGCGCCCGGGTGGCACGCGCCGAAGCGATCTACATGCAGGCGCTGCATCGTGCGGCGGAGACCGCGATCAACGCCCGCTCGGAGGTTCGCGAGGCCTATGGCAACTACCGGTCCGCCTACGACATCGCGCGCCACCAGCGTGATGAGAGCGTGCCGCTCAAGAAACGGATCTCGGAAGAGCAGGGGCTGCGCTACAACGGAATGATCATCGGGGTCTTCGAGCTCCTTGCCGACGCACGCTCCCAGATCACGAGCGTCAATGCATACATCGAGTCGCTGCGCGACTTCTGGCTGGCCCAGTCGGATCTCGACATGGCACTCATCGGCAAAGCGGCCATGGCCTCGCCCACTGGCCCCGCCGCCGCAGCGGTAGATGGCGGCGGCGCCGGCCACTGA
- a CDS encoding porin has product MTRLEPGAGKLARRVLRGGWRSNALSLPDNYRFGFATLHTLYDVKEWNPRKTKDLSIGATVPVGPGALKVGYTRADRSGGPAGSGFSDADDSTRLGVGYVYDLSKRAAMYTTYGQVTNKGAARSSVLYTPPAAMLGGEKSSGLEFGIRHTF; this is encoded by the coding sequence TTGACGAGGCTTGAGCCCGGTGCGGGGAAACTCGCACGCCGGGTTCTTAGGGGGGGATGGCGCAGCAATGCACTGTCCCTACCCGACAACTACAGGTTCGGCTTTGCCACCCTGCACACGCTGTACGACGTCAAGGAGTGGAACCCGCGCAAGACTAAGGATCTGTCGATCGGCGCCACGGTGCCCGTCGGCCCGGGCGCATTGAAGGTTGGCTACACCAGGGCGGATCGCTCGGGCGGCCCCGCTGGTTCCGGGTTCTCCGACGCCGACGACAGCACCCGCCTGGGTGTCGGGTATGTCTACGACCTTTCGAAGCGCGCCGCGATGTACACGACCTACGGTCAAGTGACGAACAAGGGCGCTGCGCGCAGCTCCGTCCTCTACACGCCGCCGGCAGCCATGCTGGGCGGCGAGAAGTCGTCCGGTCTCGAGTTCGGCATTCGCCACACCTTCTGA
- the ltrA gene encoding group II intron reverse transcriptase/maturase, with product MQVVGAASGCEVAWHSIDWADAHQTVRRLQMRIAKAVREGRWSRVKSLQWLLTHSFYGKALAVKRVTENQGKKTPGVDGQTWSTPESKAEAVLSLKRKGYQPKPLSRVFIPKANGKMRPLGIPTMKDRAMQALHLLALEPVSESTADPNSYGFRPERASRDAALQCYMALAKTRSAQWVLDADITGCFDNISHDWLLANIPMDKAMLRKWLKSGFVWNGQLFPTEAGTPQGGIISPTLANMTLDGIERILRERFGAPETRAAWKNKVHLIRYADDFVVTGATRETLDEAKQMIVEFLAVRGLTLSPEKTKVVHIEEGFDFLGWNVRKYDGKFLIKPAKKNVQAFLRKVRGTINEAKTAKQETVIAKLNPVIRGWANYHRNQVATDTFNRVDSLIWRWLWRWSCRRHPNKRSDWIKDRYFIREGLRDWVFSTTVVDEDGRERKVTLAKAADTSIKRYTKIKGEAHPYDPAWERYFEDRLGLSMKDSFRGRGQLLHLWYAQEGACPVCNERITKETGWHVHHVLPRAQGGTDAMRNLVLLHPNCHRQVHSRGKK from the coding sequence ATGCAAGTGGTTGGTGCAGCCTCCGGCTGCGAGGTAGCGTGGCACAGCATCGACTGGGCCGACGCGCACCAAACGGTCAGAAGGCTGCAGATGCGTATTGCAAAGGCAGTTAGAGAGGGACGCTGGAGCAGGGTGAAATCTCTGCAATGGCTCCTGACGCACTCGTTTTATGGCAAAGCTCTTGCTGTGAAGCGAGTCACTGAGAACCAAGGCAAGAAGACGCCCGGTGTCGATGGGCAAACCTGGAGCACGCCGGAGTCGAAAGCTGAAGCTGTGTTGTCGCTCAAGCGGAAGGGCTACCAGCCCAAGCCCTTGAGTCGGGTATTCATTCCGAAGGCAAATGGAAAGATGCGTCCTTTGGGGATTCCAACGATGAAGGACAGGGCCATGCAGGCGCTACACCTGCTTGCCCTGGAACCAGTCTCGGAGTCCACTGCTGATCCGAACTCCTACGGCTTCCGGCCGGAACGAGCAAGTAGAGATGCGGCTTTGCAGTGCTACATGGCACTTGCGAAGACGCGATCTGCGCAATGGGTCTTGGATGCAGATATCACCGGCTGCTTTGACAACATCAGCCATGACTGGCTACTCGCCAACATCCCGATGGACAAGGCGATGCTCAGGAAGTGGCTGAAATCCGGCTTTGTATGGAATGGCCAGTTGTTCCCAACCGAGGCAGGAACTCCGCAAGGAGGCATCATTTCCCCGACGTTGGCGAACATGACCTTGGATGGAATCGAGCGAATTCTGCGGGAGCGCTTCGGCGCTCCCGAGACCAGAGCGGCTTGGAAGAACAAGGTTCACTTGATCCGGTATGCAGATGACTTCGTGGTCACAGGCGCGACGAGAGAAACGCTGGACGAAGCGAAGCAGATGATCGTGGAATTCCTGGCAGTGCGAGGTCTGACCTTATCGCCGGAGAAGACCAAGGTCGTGCATATCGAGGAAGGCTTTGATTTCCTCGGATGGAACGTGCGCAAGTACGATGGGAAATTCCTCATCAAGCCTGCGAAGAAGAACGTGCAAGCGTTCTTGCGGAAAGTCCGGGGCACGATCAATGAGGCCAAGACAGCGAAGCAGGAGACGGTGATAGCGAAACTCAACCCGGTCATTCGTGGGTGGGCAAACTATCACCGGAACCAGGTGGCAACGGACACCTTCAACAGGGTGGACTCGCTCATCTGGCGATGGCTTTGGCGCTGGTCATGCCGCAGGCATCCGAACAAGAGGTCTGACTGGATAAAGGATCGTTACTTTATTCGTGAAGGACTTCGAGACTGGGTGTTCAGCACGACGGTAGTGGATGAAGATGGCCGCGAGAGGAAGGTGACATTGGCGAAGGCCGCTGACACCTCAATCAAGCGCTATACGAAGATCAAGGGTGAGGCACATCCATACGATCCCGCGTGGGAGCGATACTTCGAAGACAGGCTCGGCCTGTCTATGAAAGACAGCTTCAGGGGTCGCGGCCAACTGCTTCATCTTTGGTACGCACAAGAGGGCGCATGCCCGGTCTGCAACGAGCGCATCACGAAGGAGACAGGTTGGCATGTCCACCACGTCCTTCCGAGGGCTCAAGGCGGAACGGATGCAATGCGAAACCTGGTGCTGCTGCATCCAAACTGTCACAGGCAAGTCCATAGCCGCGGTAAGAAGTGA
- a CDS encoding IS110 family transposase, with protein MSKSGKALGLPIVNVRAAGIDIGARIQVAAVPPELSDDPVRTFGSFTADIEQMANWLTSIGITTVAMESTGVYWVPVYEILEAHGLTVVLANARDCKAVPGRKSDVNDAQWLQRLHACGLLRASFHPAPDIAALRAYTRIRERHLEYAAAHMQHMQKALTLMNLQLHHVLSDISGVTGLKIIRAIVSGERDPDVLASMRDVRCRESLQTIRAALVGNYQPEHVFALAQALALFDSYQDRIGDCDRQIENSLRALNADRPKPQTPLRAARIRTKQANAPKFDVRALLYQLTGTDLTLIHGLGPSLALSLVAECGTNLGKWPSEKHFASWLCLSPGCKISGGKVLSARTRRGSSRLTSQLRLAATNVGRTETALGAFYRRLAARVGKAKAVTATARKLAILFYRAMRFGMQYQDPGVDQYEQRYRERVVRQLERRAARFGFSLQPAAGGVS; from the coding sequence ATGTCCAAGAGTGGAAAGGCGCTCGGCCTGCCGATCGTCAACGTCAGAGCGGCCGGCATCGACATCGGCGCGCGCATCCAGGTTGCGGCCGTGCCGCCGGAGCTGAGCGACGATCCGGTGCGCACATTCGGCAGCTTCACCGCCGACATCGAGCAGATGGCCAACTGGCTGACGTCGATCGGCATCACGACCGTCGCGATGGAGTCCACCGGGGTGTACTGGGTTCCGGTCTATGAGATCTTGGAAGCGCATGGCTTGACCGTGGTGCTTGCCAACGCGCGAGACTGCAAGGCAGTTCCCGGCCGCAAGAGTGACGTCAATGACGCGCAGTGGCTGCAGCGCTTGCACGCGTGCGGGCTGCTGCGAGCGAGCTTCCACCCAGCGCCGGACATCGCGGCGCTGCGCGCCTACACGCGGATTCGGGAGCGCCACCTGGAATACGCAGCAGCCCACATGCAGCACATGCAGAAGGCCCTGACGCTGATGAACTTGCAACTGCACCACGTCCTGAGCGACATCAGTGGCGTGACGGGTCTGAAGATCATTCGAGCGATCGTGTCAGGCGAGCGAGATCCCGACGTTCTTGCATCCATGCGCGATGTCCGGTGCCGAGAAAGCTTGCAGACCATTCGAGCTGCGCTGGTGGGCAACTACCAGCCAGAGCATGTGTTCGCGTTGGCACAGGCGCTCGCGCTGTTCGATTCCTACCAAGACCGCATCGGCGACTGTGATCGGCAGATCGAAAACTCGCTGCGGGCTCTGAACGCCGATCGGCCAAAACCGCAAACGCCCTTACGCGCCGCACGCATCAGGACCAAGCAAGCCAACGCGCCGAAGTTCGACGTGCGCGCGCTGCTGTATCAACTTACGGGGACCGATCTGACCTTGATCCATGGTCTCGGGCCCAGCCTCGCGCTGTCCTTGGTGGCGGAGTGCGGCACAAATCTTGGCAAGTGGCCGTCCGAGAAGCACTTCGCCTCTTGGCTGTGTCTATCACCGGGGTGCAAGATCAGTGGCGGCAAGGTGCTCTCGGCGCGTACTCGACGCGGTTCCAGTCGTCTGACGTCCCAGTTGCGGCTGGCGGCGACCAACGTCGGGCGCACCGAGACGGCCCTCGGCGCCTTCTACCGACGTTTGGCGGCACGTGTAGGAAAGGCCAAGGCGGTGACTGCCACGGCACGTAAGCTGGCGATCCTCTTCTATCGAGCCATGCGCTTCGGCATGCAGTATCAGGACCCTGGTGTCGATCAATACGAGCAGCGATACCGAGAGCGCGTCGTCAGGCAACTGGAACGGCGTGCCGCCCGCTTTGGCTTCTCGCTGCAGCCAGCAGCGGGCGGTGTTTCTTAG
- a CDS encoding heavy metal sensor histidine kinase, with the protein MKRRYLVAVEQSLGARLSWWLALQGLIAAFAVSGTVYAVNLWVLQSRQHEELAVKSVVVRHALAETAGSSAAEELQHKLKDFLAGHEDMMLSITSSDGTVIFSAPRPPEGGDAASGSRFMQVSWEDAWPAGAAGGVRVVLGLDVSRDQDLLQRLGWILLAASLIGAGVVSVTGFLLVRRGLLPVQALAAQVDAVALGRAGLRLDGAGQPLELRPLVDRFNALLMRVERAYAQLEGFNADVAHELRTPLTTLIGSSELALQRERPVAELQDVIAENLEDLRRLAIIVNDMLFLSQADRGATARRSPVTSLAAELGEIIEYHEAALHDRGLSAVCDGDAKGAFDISLLRRALSNLLSNATRYAAPGSTIRVRIESDGGRSRIWVENKGNPIEQEHLPRLFDRFYRAERSRRQVGTSNYGLGLAIVAAIARMHQGEPFARSADGITAIGLDVPSSSAAA; encoded by the coding sequence GTGAAGCGGCGCTACCTCGTTGCGGTGGAGCAATCACTTGGGGCGCGCCTCTCCTGGTGGCTGGCGCTGCAGGGGTTGATCGCTGCGTTTGCCGTGTCGGGGACGGTCTATGCGGTCAATCTGTGGGTTCTGCAGAGCCGCCAGCATGAGGAACTCGCGGTGAAGAGCGTGGTAGTCCGCCATGCGCTCGCAGAAACGGCTGGAAGCTCGGCGGCCGAAGAGTTGCAGCACAAGCTCAAGGACTTTCTCGCCGGCCACGAGGACATGATGCTGTCCATCACGTCCAGCGATGGGACGGTGATTTTCAGTGCTCCGCGGCCGCCCGAGGGTGGGGATGCTGCTTCGGGCAGCCGGTTCATGCAGGTGTCGTGGGAAGACGCATGGCCCGCGGGCGCCGCCGGTGGCGTGCGGGTGGTACTGGGGCTTGATGTGAGCCGCGACCAGGATCTGCTCCAGCGGCTCGGCTGGATCCTGTTGGCGGCATCACTCATCGGAGCGGGCGTCGTCAGCGTGACAGGGTTCTTGCTGGTCCGCAGAGGCCTTCTGCCGGTGCAAGCATTGGCCGCACAAGTGGACGCGGTCGCGTTGGGAAGGGCAGGGCTGCGGCTGGACGGAGCGGGGCAGCCGCTCGAACTCCGGCCACTGGTCGATCGCTTCAACGCGTTGCTGATGCGTGTCGAACGCGCTTACGCGCAATTGGAAGGCTTCAACGCCGACGTTGCGCACGAACTTCGAACACCGCTGACCACCTTGATCGGTTCGAGCGAGCTGGCCTTGCAGCGCGAGCGACCTGTCGCCGAACTGCAGGACGTGATCGCGGAGAACCTGGAGGATCTGAGGCGCCTCGCGATCATCGTCAACGACATGCTCTTCCTTTCGCAAGCGGACCGCGGTGCAACCGCGCGCCGTTCGCCGGTGACGAGCCTCGCTGCCGAACTCGGCGAGATCATCGAGTACCACGAGGCAGCGCTTCACGACCGGGGTCTGTCAGCGGTATGCGATGGCGACGCGAAGGGTGCCTTTGACATATCTCTTCTGCGCCGCGCGTTGTCCAACTTGTTGAGCAACGCAACCCGCTACGCGGCGCCCGGCTCGACCATTAGGGTCCGGATCGAGTCGGACGGTGGCCGGTCACGGATCTGGGTAGAAAACAAGGGCAACCCGATCGAGCAGGAACACTTGCCACGCCTGTTTGACCGCTTCTACAGGGCCGAGCGCTCTCGTCGCCAGGTTGGCACTTCGAACTATGGATTGGGTCTGGCCATCGTCGCCGCCATTGCCCGGATGCACCAAGGCGAACCGTTCGCCAGATCGGCGGATGGCATCACCGCGATCGGGCTGGACGTACCGTCGAGTTCAGCGGCAGCGTAG
- a CDS encoding heavy metal response regulator transcription factor, whose amino-acid sequence MKILVIEDEVRLAEYLKKGLSESGYVVDLAHDGIDGLHLAVEGTYDLIVLDVMLPGRDGFEVLAELRKQRRTPVLMLTARDAVEDKVKGLTGGADDYLVKPFSFSELSARVQALLRRGGGDRDGQMPTSLRLADLEVDLARRKATRAGKRLELTPKEFNLLVLLLRRRGEVLSRTVMAEQVWDINFDSETNVVEVAVRRLRAKLDEPFEVKLIHTVRGMGYVMEERPE is encoded by the coding sequence ATGAAAATTCTCGTGATCGAAGACGAGGTCCGCTTGGCGGAATACCTGAAAAAGGGCTTGTCGGAGAGTGGCTATGTCGTCGACTTGGCCCACGACGGAATTGACGGACTTCATCTCGCTGTCGAGGGCACCTACGACCTGATCGTCCTGGATGTGATGCTGCCGGGACGGGACGGCTTCGAGGTACTCGCGGAACTGCGCAAGCAGCGCAGGACGCCCGTTCTGATGCTGACGGCCCGGGACGCGGTCGAAGACAAGGTCAAGGGGCTGACCGGGGGCGCTGACGACTACCTCGTCAAGCCGTTCTCGTTCTCCGAACTGTCGGCTCGTGTCCAGGCCCTGTTGCGTCGCGGCGGGGGAGACCGCGATGGACAGATGCCCACCAGCCTCCGGTTGGCGGACCTGGAGGTCGACCTGGCGCGTCGGAAGGCGACACGGGCCGGCAAGCGGCTCGAACTCACACCCAAGGAGTTCAATCTGCTGGTGCTGTTGCTGCGTCGGCGTGGGGAAGTTCTGTCGCGCACCGTGATGGCGGAACAGGTATGGGACATCAATTTCGACAGTGAGACGAACGTCGTCGAGGTGGCCGTACGCCGGCTGCGTGCGAAGCTGGATGAACCGTTCGAGGTCAAGCTGATCCACACGGTCCGTGGCATGGGTTACGTGATGGAGGAGCGCCCGGAGTGA
- the cueR gene encoding Cu(I)-responsive transcriptional regulator, which yields MNIGEAAKASGVWAKMIRHYESVGLFPEAARTESGYRQYTDKEVSTLRFVRQSRDLGFSIEQIRELLGLWQDRKRPSRQVRALAQAHIEELDEKLEELQSMKATLEHLVHCCHGDDRPDCPIIDSLAQERSERERRPVGETGKSRRGTTGLRAGRRGRATA from the coding sequence ATGAACATCGGCGAAGCGGCGAAGGCCTCGGGGGTGTGGGCGAAGATGATTCGCCACTACGAGAGCGTCGGGTTGTTTCCGGAAGCGGCACGAACCGAGTCCGGCTACCGCCAATACACGGACAAGGAAGTCAGCACGCTGCGCTTCGTCCGCCAGTCGCGCGACCTGGGCTTTTCCATTGAGCAGATTCGCGAGTTGCTCGGGCTGTGGCAGGACCGCAAGCGTCCGAGCCGCCAGGTGCGCGCGTTGGCGCAGGCCCACATCGAAGAACTGGATGAGAAGCTCGAGGAGCTCCAGTCCATGAAGGCGACGCTCGAGCACCTCGTGCATTGTTGTCATGGGGACGATCGGCCCGATTGCCCGATCATCGACTCGCTGGCGCAGGAACGAAGCGAACGGGAGAGGCGTCCTGTTGGAGAGACCGGAAAAAGCCGTCGCGGGACAACTGGGCTGCGGGCGGGACGACGCGGGCGCGCGACCGCCTGA